The sequence below is a genomic window from Selenomonadales bacterium.
GAAGCTTAGCGCCAGCCTTGCCACAAACGGGGCGGCAACCGCTAACACCGCAATGCCAAAAAAAGTGCCGAGTACTGACATGGTCGTCGCTAACCCCATGGTCTTACCGGCCTCCCCTAATCGGGCTAGCGGGTACCCGTCAATGCCGGTAGCTACGGCCGACGGAGCGCCGGGGATGTTAAGCAATATTGCCGATCGACTGCCCCCGTACACGCCGCCTGTGTAAATGCCTACCATCAGCGCAAGCGCAGGGTACACATCCCAAGCGTAAGTGAAAGACAAGAGCAGCGACACGGCCATAGTTACCGAAAGACCCGGAATAGCGCCAATGTAAATGCCGACAAAGACACCCACAGCGACATAGAGCAAGAGCTCGATGCTCAGAAAAGGGATAAGAAAGCCCTCAAGACCTGCCATTAGATTCCCTCCTCACTACGGCAAGACGACTTCAAAGAGCATGGCAAAGATGACGTAGATGATACCTACCGTAGCGACAGCTAAAACAGCTTTTCGCAGTAGTCTAACGGGCTCCAAGAGATACATTGCGGCAACCAAAAACCCTAAGGTGGCCAACTCAAAGCCAAGCGGAACCAAAGCCACGGTGTAACCGACGACGGTAGCAAGCAAGAGAACCGCGTCCCGCGAAAACAGGTACTGCACGGTGGGCATGAGGCTCTGTGAATCGGCGCGGACAGCAGTTACCAAGAGCCCGCCGGCAAGAGCCATCAGCGCGAGCAACAAGAGCTGGGCGACAGAGCCCGGCCCGGCCCATTGCCCCTGAAAGATGCCGGGCAGTTTTAGTGCTTCGGGCAGCAACCGAGCGAGACCAAGCAGCAGGACTGCGAGAAATATGCCTTCCCCGGGACGCTTTTCGGCTTGTCGGACTTCGTGGGTTTCGTGCTCTACCACACTCACCCCTCCTTTGCTTTAACGAGGGGAGGACTTTGCTCCTCCCCTCATAATCATAACCTATGGTCTCGCGATATTGAATTTCTGCGGCGATTCCTTGGCACCGCCGGCATCGTAGATCAGCCAAGCCATATGGCGCTGCCACTGCGTCATGTAATCGCGTGCGGCTTGCCCGGTGTGTCCAAGGAGCACTAATCCGCGCTCGTTAGCGAACTGCACAAATCGCGGGTCGTTATATGCAGCAACGAAAGCCTCTCGCAGTCTGTCGACGACCGGCTGCGGGGTGCCTTTGCGCACATGCACGCCATAGAAGAAGCCGGCTGTCGTAAGCATGGGGCGCGCCTGCGGACGCATCTGTCCTAACGCCGGAACCCCGGGGAGCACTGCTAACGGCTCGTTGGCTACTACGGCCAGCGCGCGCAGCGTGCCACCCTGCACTTGCGGTACGGCGGCTAAGAGGGCGAGGCCTGTTACGTCAATGTGCTTGCCAAGCAAAGCTGTTGCCAACGGGCCGTCGCCGTCAAAGGCTACTTGGTTAAAGCGCACGCCTTCGATGCTGTTAAGGATAGCAGCGGTTACATAGGGCTGACCGCCTACGCCGCTGATGCCGAGGTTAACTCGGCCTGGGTTGCGTTTCGCTTCCTCAATGAGCTGCTCATACGTTTGGATAGGGGATTGCGGGTGCACGACGATAACCGTCGGCCCCTGCACCGTGAGAATAATGGGCTCAAAGTCGGCATAGGTGAGGTTTGAGAGCCCTAGTACCTGATAGAGCTGCGGGTTCTCGGCGTGGAACAGCACGGTGTAGCCGTCGGCGGGACGGTCTTGCACGTACTGCGTGGCAATGGCACCTGTTCCGCCCGTGCGGTTGGTCATGGTAATGCTTTGTCCAAGCTTAGCTTCGGCAATGGAAGCCAGCAAGCGAGACGAAGTATCCGTGCCGCCGCCTGCACCCCAAGCGATAACACCTTCAATCGTGCGCTCCGGGAAGGGACGCGCAGCCGGGCGACACCCGATAGTTAAGGTAACAAGTAGGACGCCTATTAGGACCAACCCGACGATTCTGCTCAGTTTACTCATTTTGACCCTCCTCTTTTTTTGGTTACCTAGAAAGCAATTAGGCTTTCGCCGGCGGCAGCTCCGCTTGCGGCGTGTACACCCACAAAAGCCACAGCGGCTCGTCGCCAATGCTTACGTGTTGATGGTACTCCCCTTCGGGAATAAACATGCAGTCATTTGGTTCAAGAATAGTCTCGTTGCCTTCTGCGTCAATCGCCAAAGCTCTGCCTTTCAGAATAAAGTCGATTTCTTCGGAGCCGGGGTGGTTATGCATTTGGCAGCGCTCGCCCGGTTCAAAAATGGTAATGCCCATGTTGAAGTGCTTTGAACCCACGAGCTGTTTGCTGATTAGGCGGAAGACTTTGCGCCTCATGCCGGGGTCGTCGAGTCCCAGCCAGATTTGTTCTGCGTCACGAAACGTCTTAAGAAATTTTGCCATTACTTGTCCCCTTTCTCTGGTTGCGTTAGTGTCAAGTAGTGTGCTTTTGTCTCCACCTCCTTGGATTAGTCTGGGTTTGGCGAGCTAGCCTAGGTGCTGGCATGGTGCACTTTGCGGTGCGGCGAGTAAATATCCATGATGTTCCAATGCCCCGCGGTAGGCACGGGGTTGTTGACCATCGGCACGTCGATAACTACGGCCTTGTTGCCGGCGATAGCTTCGCGGAGAGCCGGGCCGAACTCATGCGCTGCGTTTATGCGTATGCCGTCTACGCCGTAGGCGCGCGCTATCGCCGCGTAATCCGGCGAGTAGGGTTTCCCGTCTTTTTCGAACAGGGTGCCTAGGGTAGTGCCGTAGTGAGCTTTTTGCAGTCCGGCGATAGTCCCAAAGGCGTAGTTGTTCATGATTACGAAAATTACCGGCACATTCTCTGCCGCTGCCGTAGCCAGTACCGCGGGATTCTGCCCAAAACCGCCGTCGCCGATTAACGAGACTACGACGCGGTGCGGAGCGGCGATTTTTGCTCCCAAAGCGGCACTTGAACCAAAACCCATGGTCGCCAGGCCGCCGGGCGTAAGAATGCTGCCCGGTTCATAAATGGGAAACTGCTGCCCCACGCCGTTCTTGTTCCAGCCTACGTCGGTGGTAATCAGTGCATCGGGCGGGAGCGCTGCCCTTACTTCCGCAAGTATGCGCTGCGGGCTCATGGGGAAGGCGTCGCTCTGGGCGTGAGCTTGGTTGCCGGCCGCAAACTCCCGGCGATACTCCGCTATGGCAGCTTTTTCCTGTGCGTTGTCAAAGCCTTGCGGGTACATCTCCTTCGCTACGGCCAGCAGGGTGGCGGCGGCGGACTTCACGTCGGCAATGGCCCCTATCTCTACGGGGAAATTCCGCCCGATTTCGAGCGGGTCAATGTCGATGTGGATAAGCTTGCTCGGCGGGAAACTAAACGTGTACTCCGGATACCAGGAGCTGCAGTCGGCCTCGGAAAAACGCGTACCTAGAGCTAGGACGTAATCGGCACTGAGGCAGCGGTCGTTAATAAACTTGGTGCCCCAAAAGCCGGTCATACCTAGAGTTAGGGGATGGTCGTCCGAGACTACGCCCTTGCCCATAAGCGTGTGAGCGACGGGAATACCTAGATGGTCGGCTAACGCCCTGACCTCTCGGGCGGCATCAGCCAGAATAACGCCCCCACCCACGTAGAGAAGCGGGCGCTTAGCTTCCGCCAAGAGGGAGACTATGCGACGCGCTACACTCATCTCTAGCGCCGGGCGGGTTAACGTAAGGCTGCTTTGCATAACTCGCTCAAATAGCTTGCTGGGAATGTGCTCCGAGAAAATGTCCATCGGCACGTCGACCAAGACAGGTCCCGGCCTTCCCGCCTCGGCGAGAGTAAAGGCTTTGTGCATAATCTCCGGCAACAGCGCGGCTTTCTCCACGCGCCAGGCGCGCTTAACAAAGGGACGGTATATCTCCCACTGCGCGGCATCGGCGTGCATGCCCACTTCCTGGTGTGGGTGCTTGCCGTAGTAATGCGAGGGCACATCCCCGGCGATAACGACCATGGGGATAGAATCAAGCGCGGCGTTAGCTACCCCGGTGGCAGCGTTAGTTAACCCCGGGCCAAGGTGACTGAGCACGACTGAGGCCCGCTTGGTGACGCGGGCATAGCCGTCGGCGGCATGTGCGGCGATTTGCTCGTGCCGCACGTTAATGAACTTAATTTTACTCTCTGCCAGGGCGGCTAACACGGCAATGTTGGTGTGTCCGCAGAGGCCAAAGATATGTTCGACGCCTCTTTGTTCAAGGTATTTGACCAATAGGTTAGCTACTGAATCCTTCATGCCTGTTCTCCTTTACTGCGCTTTGTCGCCCTAGCGCTCAAGCTCTGGGTCATAAAACTCGCCAAACAACTCCGCATCGGACGGACGATCCTCAGGAATAGGGAAGGACACCCACGTCGTGTTGAGATAATGTTTTAGACTAATATTCTCTGAGACGATGTTGCCTCCCCAGGTGCCGCACCCTAGGCTCGAGGTCATGGGCATGCCGTTAGTGAACGCACCGGCATTGGCCTTAGACTGCGGCTGGCGCACCATGATTCTGCTTACGGGTGCCGCTAGGGCTAGGCGGTGAATGTGGTCGTTGTTAAAGGAGTAAATCCCCACCGAGTGGCCCTTGCCCCCGACTTCGTAGATAGCAGCCATCTTAGTGAGGGCCTCGTCAAACCCGCTGTACTTAAAGACAGAGAGCAGCGTGCCGAGTTTTTCCCCCGAGAACGGGTTGTTCTTGCCGATATGCTCTTCCTCGGTAACAAGGAACAGCCTGTCGTCAGGGATGGAGAAGCCGGCAGCCTGGGCTAAGGCGGTAGCGGCTATAGCTACCGTGTCACTTTTGCGATAGCCCGCTTCGTCCCACATTACTGCTCTTAACTTGTCGCGCTCGGCGGGAGTAACCAGATACCCGCCAACTTGGACTAGCGCTTCAAGGAGACCTGCGTAAACTCGCTCGTCAACGAGCAGGTTGCCGTCGGCCGAGCACCCCGACCCAAAATCCGACGTCTTGCTCTGCATCGTGTTCTGCGCGGCGTCCTGCAAATCCGCGGTCACGTCAATAACCATAGTGGCATTACCTGCACCCACGCCTAGTGCCGGCGTGCCTGAGCTATAGGCTGCGCGCACCATACCCGGGCCACCGGTGGCCATAACTAGGTCGGCCTCGGCCATCAGGGCCTTGGACATGGGGATATTGACCTCAGTCAAACACTGTAGAATATCTGCCGGTGCGCCTTCCTGCTCTAGCGCCTCGCGCATAAGCTGCACCGTCTTGTAGGTGGTGTGCTTGGAGCGCGGATGCGGGGAGAAAATAACTGTATCGCGCGCCTTAATCGCGTAGATAGCGGTGCCGGCGGGAGTAAGGTCCGGATTGGTGGTCGGAACAATCGAAGCAATAATGCCTACCGGTTTCGCGTATTTGACGATGCCTTTTTCCGGTATCTCTTCAATGATGCCGATGCTTTTCTGGCGGAGAGCATCGCGCAGGATACCGCGAATCTTAAACCGCTTGTTAGCGCGACTCACGGGGTCGCCTAAGCCGCTCTCCTTAATGCCTAGGTCCACTAGCTCTAAAAAAGTGCGCTTGTTGGCCACAGCCCAAGCGACGGCTTGGCAGAGGCGGTCTACCCGAGCTTGGTCGTACGTAGAGATGATTTCAAGCGCACGCCGAGCTTTTGCCAGCGCACTGTCTAGTTCTGCCCGCTGTGTGGGTGTTAGGTCACTCATTCTGCTTCATCCCTTCTGCTGTTGGTCAGGTGTCGCGTGAGAAGCTCTAGCCGCCGCGAGGCGAAGCATGGCGCTGTCGGTGACTCGTCCCACTAGCTCTTGCACCCGGCACCCTAGGCCTACCACTTTGGCTAACTCAACCCCGGTCTCTATCTGCAGCGCCTCGGCCATATGCACGAGGTCCTCCGTCGCGATGTTGCCGGTGGCTCCGGGCGCAAAGGGACACCCGCCGAGTCCGGCAAAAGCGGCGTCGTAGTGCGTTACGCCGGCGAGCAGGCCGGCGAAAACGTTTGCTAGTCCCAAGCCGCGCGTGTCATGAAAATGCAGGGTCCATTGTACAGTCGGGTACTCCGCGCGCAAGGTAGTGCAGTAGTCGTAGACTTGGCGCGGGTTAGCTACACCCGTCGTGTCCGACAAAGAAAGCTCCGTAATGCCAAGCGCCAAGAAGCTTTCGATGAGAGCGCGCACCCGGTCTATGGAAACCGCTCCTTCATAGGGACACCCAAAAGCCGTGGAGATAGCCCCTGCAAGTGCTATGTGGTGCTCGCGCGCAAAGGCCGCGCAATCCGCAAAGTCTTGCATTACCTTGTGCGGCGTACGACCTAGGTTTTTTAGGGAGTGCGTCTCACTCGAGGATACGGTGAGTTTAGCCTTATCAATGCCGGCAGTCTGACAGCGCTTGAGCCCGGCTAGGTTAGCGACTAAGACTCGGTACTCCACTCCTTCGCGTCGCTCAATGCGGCGCGCCACTTCGTCGGTGTCTGCCATGGAGGGGACTGCCTTAGCGCTGACAAACGAGCCTATTTCAATACAGCGCAATCCTGCGGCTGCTGCCATCCCAATAAGCTCGGCTTTCTGTGCGATGCTAAGCTGTACGGCCTCGTTTTGCAGACCGTCGCGCGGCCCTACTTCGCAGATACTTATCCTCTGCGGCAAGCTAAGCGTCATGGCAACAGCCTCCAAATGGAGCGCAGCTCTGCTATGGGAATCTGCCCCGGCGCTGAACCGCTTTGCCCCCGGGCAAAAGTGACATCCGAGCCGAAGTTGCCGCCAAAGACGCGTGACATTGCGCCAAGCGCACCCATAGACATAGTGATAAGCGGCATATCCGGTGCCGCTTGCCGCGCTGCGAGAGTTGCGGCGAGGAGCGTTAAGACATCGCGGGCGTCGTTTGGCATAACCGCAACTTTAGCTATGTCTGCGCCTTGCTGCCTAGCTTCGTGGAGCTTGCTTAAGATAAAAGACTCGTCCGGGGTAGTGGCAAAATTATGCCAGGAAAGTAGCAGCTTTTTGTCTTGCTTACTTGCTTCGTGCCTCACTCTCTGCACCGCTTCCGGGCCGGAGGCGAGCTCGAAATCCACTATGTCTGCGTTTGGAGAGGCCAGAGCTGCAAACACCGTTTGCAGGCGCAGCGTTAAATCGTCCGGGGCGCGCCCGCCTTCTTGCGGCGAGCGATAAGTGAAGATAAGGGGCGTCTCCCCAACTAGCCCACGCAACTCGGCCAAAAGCGGAGCAACGTCTGCCGGCAGCAGCCCCGTAAGGTAGTCCGCACGCCACTCTAAGAGGTCTGGCCTGCTCTGGCAAGCCTCGCGCGCCTCCGTCAGCAGCGCTTCTCTTTGCATTGCGACAAGCGGCACACACACCAAGGGTTCCTGCCCGCCAATTAGTGTGCCTCTTACTAGCAGCGGTTGTTTGACAGGTATTCGCATCTTTAGCCACTCTCCTACGTCACACATCATACTACTGCGGCCGGAACAGATAAAGTCAGGCCGTTATTCGAACTGCTATTGTAGCCCGGTATACCGGAATGCCGGCATACCGACGCGCTTTAAAAAAATGCCCCAATATAACTGCTTCTTTCACCCCTAGTGTAAAGTGTAGCGCGACTATTGTCAATATTGTTTGTATGGAATTTTCCTGTCATATAGCCGACAATTCGTGTACCATAGTAAAGGAGCAGCATAGGAGGGATGCATTTTGCACTTACCACAGCACGAGAAGCTAAAAAATGGGCTGGC
It includes:
- a CDS encoding tripartite tricarboxylate transporter TctB family protein; its protein translation is MVEHETHEVRQAEKRPGEGIFLAVLLLGLARLLPEALKLPGIFQGQWAGPGSVAQLLLLALMALAGGLLVTAVRADSQSLMPTVQYLFSRDAVLLLATVVGYTVALVPLGFELATLGFLVAAMYLLEPVRLLRKAVLAVATVGIIYVIFAMLFEVVLP
- a CDS encoding tripartite tricarboxylate transporter substrate binding protein; translated protein: MSKLSRIVGLVLIGVLLVTLTIGCRPAARPFPERTIEGVIAWGAGGGTDTSSRLLASIAEAKLGQSITMTNRTGGTGAIATQYVQDRPADGYTVLFHAENPQLYQVLGLSNLTYADFEPIILTVQGPTVIVVHPQSPIQTYEQLIEEAKRNPGRVNLGISGVGGQPYVTAAILNSIEGVRFNQVAFDGDGPLATALLGKHIDVTGLALLAAVPQVQGGTLRALAVVANEPLAVLPGVPALGQMRPQARPMLTTAGFFYGVHVRKGTPQPVVDRLREAFVAAYNDPRFVQFANERGLVLLGHTGQAARDYMTQWQRHMAWLIYDAGGAKESPQKFNIARP
- a CDS encoding cupin domain-containing protein yields the protein MAKFLKTFRDAEQIWLGLDDPGMRRKVFRLISKQLVGSKHFNMGITIFEPGERCQMHNHPGSEEIDFILKGRALAIDAEGNETILEPNDCMFIPEGEYHQHVSIGDEPLWLLWVYTPQAELPPAKA
- a CDS encoding thiamine pyrophosphate-binding protein; amino-acid sequence: MKDSVANLLVKYLEQRGVEHIFGLCGHTNIAVLAALAESKIKFINVRHEQIAAHAADGYARVTKRASVVLSHLGPGLTNAATGVANAALDSIPMVVIAGDVPSHYYGKHPHQEVGMHADAAQWEIYRPFVKRAWRVEKAALLPEIMHKAFTLAEAGRPGPVLVDVPMDIFSEHIPSKLFERVMQSSLTLTRPALEMSVARRIVSLLAEAKRPLLYVGGGVILADAAREVRALADHLGIPVAHTLMGKGVVSDDHPLTLGMTGFWGTKFINDRCLSADYVLALGTRFSEADCSSWYPEYTFSFPPSKLIHIDIDPLEIGRNFPVEIGAIADVKSAAATLLAVAKEMYPQGFDNAQEKAAIAEYRREFAAGNQAHAQSDAFPMSPQRILAEVRAALPPDALITTDVGWNKNGVGQQFPIYEPGSILTPGGLATMGFGSSAALGAKIAAPHRVVVSLIGDGGFGQNPAVLATAAAENVPVIFVIMNNYAFGTIAGLQKAHYGTTLGTLFEKDGKPYSPDYAAIARAYGVDGIRINAAHEFGPALREAIAGNKAVVIDVPMVNNPVPTAGHWNIMDIYSPHRKVHHAST
- a CDS encoding aldehyde dehydrogenase family protein, with product MSDLTPTQRAELDSALAKARRALEIISTYDQARVDRLCQAVAWAVANKRTFLELVDLGIKESGLGDPVSRANKRFKIRGILRDALRQKSIGIIEEIPEKGIVKYAKPVGIIASIVPTTNPDLTPAGTAIYAIKARDTVIFSPHPRSKHTTYKTVQLMREALEQEGAPADILQCLTEVNIPMSKALMAEADLVMATGGPGMVRAAYSSGTPALGVGAGNATMVIDVTADLQDAAQNTMQSKTSDFGSGCSADGNLLVDERVYAGLLEALVQVGGYLVTPAERDKLRAVMWDEAGYRKSDTVAIAATALAQAAGFSIPDDRLFLVTEEEHIGKNNPFSGEKLGTLLSVFKYSGFDEALTKMAAIYEVGGKGHSVGIYSFNNDHIHRLALAAPVSRIMVRQPQSKANAGAFTNGMPMTSSLGCGTWGGNIVSENISLKHYLNTTWVSFPIPEDRPSDAELFGEFYDPELER
- a CDS encoding hydroxymethylglutaryl-CoA lyase gives rise to the protein MTLSLPQRISICEVGPRDGLQNEAVQLSIAQKAELIGMAAAAGLRCIEIGSFVSAKAVPSMADTDEVARRIERREGVEYRVLVANLAGLKRCQTAGIDKAKLTVSSSETHSLKNLGRTPHKVMQDFADCAAFAREHHIALAGAISTAFGCPYEGAVSIDRVRALIESFLALGITELSLSDTTGVANPRQVYDYCTTLRAEYPTVQWTLHFHDTRGLGLANVFAGLLAGVTHYDAAFAGLGGCPFAPGATGNIATEDLVHMAEALQIETGVELAKVVGLGCRVQELVGRVTDSAMLRLAAARASHATPDQQQKG
- the aroD gene encoding type I 3-dehydroquinate dehydratase; this encodes MRIPVKQPLLVRGTLIGGQEPLVCVPLVAMQREALLTEAREACQSRPDLLEWRADYLTGLLPADVAPLLAELRGLVGETPLIFTYRSPQEGGRAPDDLTLRLQTVFAALASPNADIVDFELASGPEAVQRVRHEASKQDKKLLLSWHNFATTPDESFILSKLHEARQQGADIAKVAVMPNDARDVLTLLAATLAARQAAPDMPLITMSMGALGAMSRVFGGNFGSDVTFARGQSGSAPGQIPIAELRSIWRLLP